In Xiphophorus maculatus strain JP 163 A chromosome 2, X_maculatus-5.0-male, whole genome shotgun sequence, one genomic interval encodes:
- the LOC102228814 gene encoding neuropilin and tolloid-like protein 2 isoform X3 has translation MASRTVWIFLLFTKEGFSLAQKIKDGGAGPKGSRPPEQSRNNRHCGTWVRKSDGGSFSSPNYPNTYPPNKECLYVLEALPRQRIELQFSKIFQIEASFECRFDHIEVRDGPFSFSTLINRYCGTANPGRILSSGRFMWIRFYSDDELEGKGFQVQYTFTAGGLLNPIPDCQYELTGFDGVIRSHQVEEENKVKLDQAVDCIWTIQAPMKSRIYLKFLEYQMENSNECKKNFVAVYDGSSAIEDLKAKFCSTVANDLMLETGFGVVRMWADETSRLSRFKILFTVFSDPPCIGGAFFCHSNMCINNSLVCNGVQNCVFPWDENNCLEKKSKVPFLQITKTQGTIICISTGVVMLLLIFSIMVQVKQPRKKVVIRKKKLFQHPHLQKMFDPQHYELFSIRDKEMSGDLRNLSEELLSLQALRRSSSGSRCVHEHHCGSQGSINSIKPSHSSNVLRKTSLELAPFRRDTQTAAPPFRGINNSSRKKSWPSLKQSQMQSHPAIRDRVLWQQDRVMEEDDEEEEEEGRYDLYVRRAGSRRGKYDMTQQRSHSMDF, from the exons ATGGCTTCTCGTACAGTCTGGATATTCCTCCTATTCACCAAAGAGGGATTTTCTCTTGCACAGAAGATTAAAG ATGGAGGTGCAGGACCTAAAGGAAGCAGACCCCCTGAGCAGTCGAGGAACAACCGTCACTGTGGGACCTGGGTTCGGAAATCAGATGGTGGAAGCTTCAGCTCCCCAAACTACCCAAATACATACCCTCCAAACAAGGAGTGCCTTTATGTACTGGAAG CCCTGCCCCGTCAGAGGATAGAGTTGCAGTTCAGCAAAATCTTCCAAATCGAAGCGTCTTTTGAGTGTCGGTTCGACCACATCGAGGTGAGGGATGGTCCCTTCAGCTTCTCAACACTCATCAATCGTTACTGCGGCACAGCCAATCCCGGCCGGATCCTCTCCAGCGGGCGCTTCATGTGGATCCGGTTCTACAGTGATGATGAGCTTGAGGGGAAAGGATTCCAGGTCCAGTATACGTTTACTGCAG GAGGACTTTTAAACCCCATCCCAG ATTGTCAGTATGAGCTAACTGGGTTTGACGGCGTGATCCGCTCCCACCAGGTTGAGGAGGAGAACAAAGTGAAGCTGGACCAGGCAGTGGACTGCATCTGGACCATACAAGCCCCAATGAAGAGCAGG ATTTACCTGAAATTCTTGGAATATCAGATGGAAAACTCTAATGAATGTAAGAAGAATTTTGTGGCTGTTTATGATGGCAGTAGTGCCATTGAGGACCTCAAG GCCAAGTTTTGTAGTACAGTTGCTAATGACCTCATGCTGGAGACTGGTTTCGGAGTGGTGAGGATGTGGGCGGATGAGACAAGCCGTCTAAGCCGCTTCAAGATCCTGTTCACAGTTTTCTCTGACC CTCCCTGTATTGGCGGTGCGTTCTTTTGCCACAGCAACATGTGCATCAACAACTCTCTGGTGTGCAACGGTGTACAAAACTGTGTCTTCCCCTGGGATGAAAACAACTGCCTAG agaaaaagagcaaagttCCTTTCCTTCAAATCACAAAGACTCAGGGAACAATCATCTGCATTTCCACCGGGGTAGTGATGTTACTCCTCATTTTCTCCATAATGGTGCAAGTCAAACAACCACGTAAAAAG GTAGTGATACGTAAGAAAAAACTGTTCCAACATCCTCACCTCCAGAAGATGTTTGACCCCCAGCACTACGAGCTGTTTTCTATCAGAGACAAG gaGATGTCTGGAGACTTGAGGAATCTTTCAGAAGAACTTCTGTCCCTGCAGGCTCTGAGGAGATCTTCATCAGGCTCTCGTTGTGTTCACGAACATCACTGCGGTTCGCAGGGATCTATCAATTCCATCAAACCCAGCCACAGTTCAAATGTCTTGAGGAAGACGTCCTTGGAGCTCGCCCCGTTCAGAAGGGACACCCAGACCGCTGCGCCTCCTTTCAGGGGCATAAACAACAGCTCGCGGAAGAAGAGCTGGCCCAGTTTAAAACAGAGTCAAATGCAGAGCCACCCTGCTATCAGGGATCGGGTGCTGTGGCAGCAGGACAGAGTTATGGAAGAagatgatgaggaagaggaggaggaggggaggtatgatctgtatgtcagaagagCAGGAAGCCGAAGGGGAAAATATGACATGACTCAACAAAGATCTCATTCCATGGACTTTTAA
- the LOC111605872 gene encoding uncharacterized protein LOC111605872 isoform X2, producing MAERQRALPSWMAKKEVKVKEKTPLKSQRKRRAPRATFYCMNEAELVEAAVSFLTQSSYEDASFPLRQKVEGTANPTSRKEVDPGTLEIKSKPVTSPLEEESSDCCDDLEMTYVSETDLDITEVETVPYCRNPQHPEPEGERSASAQGHCEPNNNLQAEKESEQLSTAAEEDDALQLVREIFFT from the exons ATGGCGGAAAGACAGCGGGCGCTCCCTTCATGGATGGCAAAGAAAGAGgttaaagtgaaagaaaagacGCCATTGAAGagtcagagaaaaagaagagctCCAAG AGCTACGTTTTACTGTATGAACGAAGCGGAGCTGGTAGAAGCTGCTGTTTCATTTCTCACCCAGAGTTCCTACGAGGACGCATCGTTCCCGCTTCGCCAGAAG GTTGAAGGAACAGCAAATCCCACCTCCAGAAAGGAAGTAGACCCAGgcactttggagataaaatcAAAGCCAGTGACGTCGCCTTTAGAGGAAGAGTCCTCAGACTGCTGTGATGACCTGGAAATGACATACGTTTCAGAAACAGACTTGGACATTACAGAGGTGGAAACTGTGCCCTACTGCAGGAACCCACAGCATCCTGAACCCGAAGGAGAGAGATCAGCATCTGCCCAAGGTCATTGTGAACCCAACAACAATTTGCAAGCTGAGAAAGAAAGTGAGCAACTGTCGACGGCAGCAGAGGAAGACGATGCTTTACAGCTTGTACGAGAAATATTTTTCACCtga
- the LOC102228814 gene encoding neuropilin and tolloid-like protein 2 isoform X2 — protein MHAVWIFLLFTKEGFSLAQKIKDGGAGPKGSRPPEQSRNNRHCGTWVRKSDGGSFSSPNYPNTYPPNKECLYVLEALPRQRIELQFSKIFQIEASFECRFDHIEVRDGPFSFSTLINRYCGTANPGRILSSGRFMWIRFYSDDELEGKGFQVQYTFTADPEFHLHVGGLLNPIPDCQYELTGFDGVIRSHQVEEENKVKLDQAVDCIWTIQAPMKSRIYLKFLEYQMENSNECKKNFVAVYDGSSAIEDLKAKFCSTVANDLMLETGFGVVRMWADETSRLSRFKILFTVFSDPPCIGGAFFCHSNMCINNSLVCNGVQNCVFPWDENNCLEKKSKVPFLQITKTQGTIICISTGVVMLLLIFSIMVQVKQPRKKVVIRKKKLFQHPHLQKMFDPQHYELFSIRDKEMSGDLRNLSEELLSLQALRRSSSGSRCVHEHHCGSQGSINSIKPSHSSNVLRKTSLELAPFRRDTQTAAPPFRGINNSSRKKSWPSLKQSQMQSHPAIRDRVLWQQDRVMEEDDEEEEEEGRYDLYVRRAGSRRGKYDMTQQRSHSMDF, from the exons ATGCATGCAG TCTGGATATTCCTCCTATTCACCAAAGAGGGATTTTCTCTTGCACAGAAGATTAAAG ATGGAGGTGCAGGACCTAAAGGAAGCAGACCCCCTGAGCAGTCGAGGAACAACCGTCACTGTGGGACCTGGGTTCGGAAATCAGATGGTGGAAGCTTCAGCTCCCCAAACTACCCAAATACATACCCTCCAAACAAGGAGTGCCTTTATGTACTGGAAG CCCTGCCCCGTCAGAGGATAGAGTTGCAGTTCAGCAAAATCTTCCAAATCGAAGCGTCTTTTGAGTGTCGGTTCGACCACATCGAGGTGAGGGATGGTCCCTTCAGCTTCTCAACACTCATCAATCGTTACTGCGGCACAGCCAATCCCGGCCGGATCCTCTCCAGCGGGCGCTTCATGTGGATCCGGTTCTACAGTGATGATGAGCTTGAGGGGAAAGGATTCCAGGTCCAGTATACGTTTACTGCAG ATCCTGAATTTCATCTCCATGTAGGAGGACTTTTAAACCCCATCCCAG ATTGTCAGTATGAGCTAACTGGGTTTGACGGCGTGATCCGCTCCCACCAGGTTGAGGAGGAGAACAAAGTGAAGCTGGACCAGGCAGTGGACTGCATCTGGACCATACAAGCCCCAATGAAGAGCAGG ATTTACCTGAAATTCTTGGAATATCAGATGGAAAACTCTAATGAATGTAAGAAGAATTTTGTGGCTGTTTATGATGGCAGTAGTGCCATTGAGGACCTCAAG GCCAAGTTTTGTAGTACAGTTGCTAATGACCTCATGCTGGAGACTGGTTTCGGAGTGGTGAGGATGTGGGCGGATGAGACAAGCCGTCTAAGCCGCTTCAAGATCCTGTTCACAGTTTTCTCTGACC CTCCCTGTATTGGCGGTGCGTTCTTTTGCCACAGCAACATGTGCATCAACAACTCTCTGGTGTGCAACGGTGTACAAAACTGTGTCTTCCCCTGGGATGAAAACAACTGCCTAG agaaaaagagcaaagttCCTTTCCTTCAAATCACAAAGACTCAGGGAACAATCATCTGCATTTCCACCGGGGTAGTGATGTTACTCCTCATTTTCTCCATAATGGTGCAAGTCAAACAACCACGTAAAAAG GTAGTGATACGTAAGAAAAAACTGTTCCAACATCCTCACCTCCAGAAGATGTTTGACCCCCAGCACTACGAGCTGTTTTCTATCAGAGACAAG gaGATGTCTGGAGACTTGAGGAATCTTTCAGAAGAACTTCTGTCCCTGCAGGCTCTGAGGAGATCTTCATCAGGCTCTCGTTGTGTTCACGAACATCACTGCGGTTCGCAGGGATCTATCAATTCCATCAAACCCAGCCACAGTTCAAATGTCTTGAGGAAGACGTCCTTGGAGCTCGCCCCGTTCAGAAGGGACACCCAGACCGCTGCGCCTCCTTTCAGGGGCATAAACAACAGCTCGCGGAAGAAGAGCTGGCCCAGTTTAAAACAGAGTCAAATGCAGAGCCACCCTGCTATCAGGGATCGGGTGCTGTGGCAGCAGGACAGAGTTATGGAAGAagatgatgaggaagaggaggaggaggggaggtatgatctgtatgtcagaagagCAGGAAGCCGAAGGGGAAAATATGACATGACTCAACAAAGATCTCATTCCATGGACTTTTAA
- the LOC102228814 gene encoding neuropilin and tolloid-like protein 2 isoform X1: protein MASRTVWIFLLFTKEGFSLAQKIKDGGAGPKGSRPPEQSRNNRHCGTWVRKSDGGSFSSPNYPNTYPPNKECLYVLEALPRQRIELQFSKIFQIEASFECRFDHIEVRDGPFSFSTLINRYCGTANPGRILSSGRFMWIRFYSDDELEGKGFQVQYTFTADPEFHLHVGGLLNPIPDCQYELTGFDGVIRSHQVEEENKVKLDQAVDCIWTIQAPMKSRIYLKFLEYQMENSNECKKNFVAVYDGSSAIEDLKAKFCSTVANDLMLETGFGVVRMWADETSRLSRFKILFTVFSDPPCIGGAFFCHSNMCINNSLVCNGVQNCVFPWDENNCLEKKSKVPFLQITKTQGTIICISTGVVMLLLIFSIMVQVKQPRKKVVIRKKKLFQHPHLQKMFDPQHYELFSIRDKEMSGDLRNLSEELLSLQALRRSSSGSRCVHEHHCGSQGSINSIKPSHSSNVLRKTSLELAPFRRDTQTAAPPFRGINNSSRKKSWPSLKQSQMQSHPAIRDRVLWQQDRVMEEDDEEEEEEGRYDLYVRRAGSRRGKYDMTQQRSHSMDF, encoded by the exons ATGGCTTCTCGTACAGTCTGGATATTCCTCCTATTCACCAAAGAGGGATTTTCTCTTGCACAGAAGATTAAAG ATGGAGGTGCAGGACCTAAAGGAAGCAGACCCCCTGAGCAGTCGAGGAACAACCGTCACTGTGGGACCTGGGTTCGGAAATCAGATGGTGGAAGCTTCAGCTCCCCAAACTACCCAAATACATACCCTCCAAACAAGGAGTGCCTTTATGTACTGGAAG CCCTGCCCCGTCAGAGGATAGAGTTGCAGTTCAGCAAAATCTTCCAAATCGAAGCGTCTTTTGAGTGTCGGTTCGACCACATCGAGGTGAGGGATGGTCCCTTCAGCTTCTCAACACTCATCAATCGTTACTGCGGCACAGCCAATCCCGGCCGGATCCTCTCCAGCGGGCGCTTCATGTGGATCCGGTTCTACAGTGATGATGAGCTTGAGGGGAAAGGATTCCAGGTCCAGTATACGTTTACTGCAG ATCCTGAATTTCATCTCCATGTAGGAGGACTTTTAAACCCCATCCCAG ATTGTCAGTATGAGCTAACTGGGTTTGACGGCGTGATCCGCTCCCACCAGGTTGAGGAGGAGAACAAAGTGAAGCTGGACCAGGCAGTGGACTGCATCTGGACCATACAAGCCCCAATGAAGAGCAGG ATTTACCTGAAATTCTTGGAATATCAGATGGAAAACTCTAATGAATGTAAGAAGAATTTTGTGGCTGTTTATGATGGCAGTAGTGCCATTGAGGACCTCAAG GCCAAGTTTTGTAGTACAGTTGCTAATGACCTCATGCTGGAGACTGGTTTCGGAGTGGTGAGGATGTGGGCGGATGAGACAAGCCGTCTAAGCCGCTTCAAGATCCTGTTCACAGTTTTCTCTGACC CTCCCTGTATTGGCGGTGCGTTCTTTTGCCACAGCAACATGTGCATCAACAACTCTCTGGTGTGCAACGGTGTACAAAACTGTGTCTTCCCCTGGGATGAAAACAACTGCCTAG agaaaaagagcaaagttCCTTTCCTTCAAATCACAAAGACTCAGGGAACAATCATCTGCATTTCCACCGGGGTAGTGATGTTACTCCTCATTTTCTCCATAATGGTGCAAGTCAAACAACCACGTAAAAAG GTAGTGATACGTAAGAAAAAACTGTTCCAACATCCTCACCTCCAGAAGATGTTTGACCCCCAGCACTACGAGCTGTTTTCTATCAGAGACAAG gaGATGTCTGGAGACTTGAGGAATCTTTCAGAAGAACTTCTGTCCCTGCAGGCTCTGAGGAGATCTTCATCAGGCTCTCGTTGTGTTCACGAACATCACTGCGGTTCGCAGGGATCTATCAATTCCATCAAACCCAGCCACAGTTCAAATGTCTTGAGGAAGACGTCCTTGGAGCTCGCCCCGTTCAGAAGGGACACCCAGACCGCTGCGCCTCCTTTCAGGGGCATAAACAACAGCTCGCGGAAGAAGAGCTGGCCCAGTTTAAAACAGAGTCAAATGCAGAGCCACCCTGCTATCAGGGATCGGGTGCTGTGGCAGCAGGACAGAGTTATGGAAGAagatgatgaggaagaggaggaggaggggaggtatgatctgtatgtcagaagagCAGGAAGCCGAAGGGGAAAATATGACATGACTCAACAAAGATCTCATTCCATGGACTTTTAA
- the LOC102217259 gene encoding uncharacterized protein LOC102217259 translates to MNISNSTVDFSGLLGRKQIDALSTLYIVLLSLSVTGSCSVLLVSTVRWRHLRGQVHLLVQLSLADLLAAIILLYTSVINKVQPFNGVVCPYLLPLSLTFYFISFLLAVVYALKSRNAILGWRDRASDEEDEHSRCRRKIKAIPLYAFVWLTPVAIYFAYVCTLLIKPATLIPTTSSSQYGLSDNGSSYCHSCILFLHVWKDPCVGVDETHDTFIRAFLAIAVITAMLSCSVIYWKIGKWHEKYMQVGLFPVEGDGHSRRQFRRVFSTARNIVMVILFCWAPVLLLLLMSPLIQRNVKQDSLYWLYLIQGATVSLQGFLNSMVYAWRRPNFTDAVLGEFTPLLRYKHRPFFEESFRH, encoded by the exons atgaatatatcaAATTCTACTGTGGATTTCAGTGGATTACTGGGCAGAAAACAG attgaTGCTCTCTCTACATTGTACATAGTGTTGCTCTCTCTCAG TGTAACTGGGAGTTGTTCAGTCTTGCTGGTTTCAACAGTAAGATGGAGACACCTAAGAGGACAA GTTCACCTCTTGGTGCAGCTCTCTCTGGCCGACCTGCTGGCTGCTATCATCCTGCTGTATACCAGTGTCATAAACAAAGTTCAGCCTTTCAATGGCGTCGTCTGCCCGTACCTCCTCCCCTTGTCACTG ACATtctatttcatttcattcttgTTGGCCGTCGTTTATGCCTTGAAGTCGAGGAATGCCATCCTGGGCTGGAGGGACAGAGCATCAGATGAAGAAGATGAACAT AGTCGGTGTAGGAGAAAAATCAAAGCGATTCCTTTATATGCCTTTGTGTG GTTGACGCCAGTTGCCATTTACTTTGCTTATGTGTGCACTCTGTTGATAAAACCTGCCACATTAATTCCTACAACCTCCAGCTCACAGTATGGGCTCAGTGATAACGGTAGCTCGTACTGCCACAG ctgtatTTTGTTCTTGCATGTCTGGAAGGATCCTTGTGTTGGAGTG gatGAGACACATGATACTTTCATCAGAGCTTTCCTTGCCATTGCAGTGATAACAGCAATGTTGTCTTGCTCT gtTATTTATTGGAAAATCGGGAAGTGGCATGAAAAGTACATGCAAGTTGGGCTCTTCCCTGTGGAGGGAGATGGGCATTCAAGAAGGCAATTCAGAAGAGTGTTTTCTACAGCACGAAATATTGTTATGGTCATATTATTCTGTTGGGCTCCAG TGCTCCTCCTTCTTCTGATGTCTCCCTTGATCCAAAGGAATGTTAAACAAGACAGTTTATATTGGCTGTATTTGATACAG GGTGCCACTGTGTCTCTCCAAGGATTCCTAAACAGTATGGTCTACGCCTGGAGACGACCTAACTTCACAGATGCTGTTCTTGGGGAATTCACACCTCTGCTGAGATATAAACACAGGCCCTTCTTTGAGGAATCTTTTCgtcactga